A window of the Burkholderia sp. 9120 genome harbors these coding sequences:
- a CDS encoding response regulator transcription factor translates to MKFLVADDHELIRQGVKGMLRGLDPDAQFDEADSWETLATAARPDADHDLAIVDLHMPGMSGASSLEVLLKANPALPVVVLSAEESPDEMRAVLAAGALGFVPKRQPASVMLKAIELVLSGGAYVPMEALSLLGSRETKASPVHADASAEMALQGAAASSVAQAAAPTSGVSGVTEPITQIPSLQPHQQHLLENLSPRQQDIMRLVHRGWTNKMIARDLGVAEGTVKVHLSVIFRALGVHNRSTAIAVINGWLEAGKTL, encoded by the coding sequence ATGAAGTTTCTTGTGGCCGACGACCATGAACTGATCAGGCAAGGCGTCAAAGGCATGCTGCGGGGGCTCGACCCCGACGCCCAGTTCGACGAAGCCGATAGCTGGGAAACCCTCGCCACCGCCGCGCGTCCCGACGCCGATCACGATCTCGCGATCGTCGATCTGCATATGCCCGGCATGAGCGGCGCGTCGTCGCTCGAGGTGCTGTTGAAGGCGAACCCCGCGTTGCCGGTGGTCGTGCTGTCCGCCGAAGAATCGCCCGACGAAATGCGCGCGGTGCTGGCCGCCGGCGCGCTCGGTTTCGTGCCGAAGCGGCAGCCTGCCAGCGTGATGCTCAAGGCAATCGAACTGGTGCTGTCGGGCGGCGCGTATGTGCCGATGGAAGCGCTGAGCCTGCTCGGTTCGCGCGAGACCAAGGCGAGCCCGGTGCATGCCGATGCGTCGGCCGAGATGGCGCTGCAAGGCGCCGCTGCGTCGTCAGTCGCTCAGGCTGCCGCGCCAACGTCCGGCGTCTCCGGCGTCACGGAACCGATCACGCAGATCCCGTCGCTGCAACCGCATCAGCAGCATTTGCTGGAGAACCTGTCGCCGCGTCAGCAGGACATCATGCGGCTCGTGCATCGCGGCTGGACCAACAAGATGATCGCGCGCGATCTGGGCGTCGCCGAAGGCACGGTGAAGGTGCATCTGTCGGTGATCTTCCGGGCGCTCGGCGTGCATAACCGGTCGACGGCGATCGCGGTGATCAACGGCTGGCTGGAAGCGGGGAAAACGTTGTAG